Proteins encoded by one window of Desulfurobacteriaceae bacterium:
- a CDS encoding hydrogenase small subunit produces MDRSIFMGGIPGTTSRRGFLRACAIATAAMGLPMEMVSKVAEAAKSPERPRVVWLHFQECTGCSESLLRASHPDLASLILDLISLDYHETLMAAAGKQAEENLEKAIEEGNYLLVVEGSIPLKDDGIYCKVAGKTAKEILEKAAEKAIAIIAIGTCSAYGGIPAAKPNPTGAVGVQDIIKNKPIINVPGCPPNPHNFLSTVLYYLTFKKLPPTDRWGRPLFAYGRKIHDHCERRPHFDEGRFVEQFGDVGHRLGYCLYKVGCKGPETYSNCPVIRFNDVEVWPVSVGNGCYGCTEPNFWDTMTPFRKRLPNIEIPGSGIQASATQVGKVALGVTAAALAAHATVGIAKKVITGGNKEEE; encoded by the coding sequence ATGGATAGAAGCATTTTTATGGGGGGAATACCAGGAACAACCTCCCGTAGAGGGTTCTTAAGGGCTTGTGCCATTGCTACAGCTGCTATGGGTCTTCCTATGGAAATGGTTTCTAAAGTTGCTGAGGCTGCTAAAAGTCCTGAAAGACCTAGAGTTGTCTGGCTTCATTTTCAAGAATGTACTGGATGTTCTGAATCATTATTAAGGGCTTCTCATCCAGATTTGGCATCTCTTATTCTTGATCTTATTTCTTTAGACTATCACGAAACCCTAATGGCTGCTGCTGGTAAGCAGGCTGAAGAAAACCTTGAAAAGGCTATAGAGGAAGGAAACTATCTCCTCGTTGTCGAAGGTAGCATTCCACTAAAGGACGATGGGATCTACTGTAAAGTTGCAGGAAAAACTGCAAAGGAAATCTTGGAAAAGGCTGCAGAAAAGGCAATAGCGATTATAGCTATTGGAACCTGTTCTGCTTACGGTGGAATTCCTGCAGCAAAACCAAATCCAACCGGAGCTGTTGGAGTTCAGGATATAATCAAGAATAAACCAATAATAAACGTACCTGGATGTCCTCCAAACCCACATAACTTCCTATCAACTGTTCTTTATTACCTAACTTTCAAAAAACTACCCCCAACAGACAGATGGGGAAGACCTCTCTTTGCTTACGGTAGAAAGATTCACGACCACTGTGAAAGAAGACCTCACTTTGACGAAGGTAGATTTGTTGAACAGTTTGGAGATGTTGGACACAGACTTGGATACTGTCTATATAAAGTTGGATGTAAGGGACCAGAAACTTACTCTAACTGTCCTGTGATTAGATTTAACGATGTAGAAGTATGGCCAGTTTCCGTTGGAAACGGTTGTTATGGTTGTACAGAACCTAACTTCTGGGATACTATGACTCCATTCCGTAAAAGACTTCCAAACATTGAGATACCTGGTAGTGGTATTCAAGCAAGTGCTACACAGGTTGGAAAAGTTGCTCTCGGAGTTACCGCAGCAGCCCTTGCAGCTCACGCTACAGTTGGTATAGCTAAAAAGGTAATTACAGGTGGAAATAAGGAAGAAGAATAA
- a CDS encoding Coenzyme F420 hydrogenase/dehydrogenase, beta subunit C-terminal domain gives MLRLDKKFLFGKYKVLYKVECQGINPLEFILKKMMDEDLIDGVIAPSQTGTKIEPKLFTQVEDIRLARLFFYSGQNTLLKKAIQKYRLNKIVVVAPSCILDGLNKTQYYGIGCNWTKTAVALKAGILCLGILSPASVESLSIDITGKKQKITRNFLSPDGYFFETEEKEKVKVDIEIYHHYINSGCRYCLNLSAKGSDITYVPMEREESGILIVRSERGLRTLSILQKKFMKSFHFKPLSSNDLDYIERLLKEKLLLNIDQILERVEVGLPVPKWNGNKFQKFYSLWNSINSTNIEEEVF, from the coding sequence ATGTTAAGACTTGATAAGAAGTTCCTTTTTGGAAAGTATAAGGTGTTATATAAAGTCGAGTGTCAGGGAATCAATCCTTTAGAGTTTATCCTTAAGAAAATGATGGATGAAGATTTAATAGACGGTGTTATAGCTCCCTCACAAACAGGAACAAAAATAGAACCTAAACTCTTTACCCAAGTAGAAGACATAAGACTTGCAAGGCTTTTTTTCTATTCAGGACAGAACACTCTACTTAAAAAGGCAATTCAAAAGTATAGGTTAAATAAAATTGTAGTGGTTGCCCCTTCATGTATCTTGGACGGTCTTAATAAAACCCAATATTATGGAATAGGGTGCAATTGGACAAAAACTGCTGTTGCTCTTAAGGCTGGTATTCTATGTTTAGGTATTCTTTCTCCAGCTTCTGTTGAGTCTTTAAGTATAGACATAACAGGAAAAAAACAAAAAATTACAAGAAACTTCTTATCTCCCGATGGCTATTTTTTTGAAACAGAAGAGAAAGAAAAGGTGAAAGTTGATATAGAGATTTACCACCATTACATAAATTCAGGTTGTAGATACTGTCTGAACTTATCAGCAAAAGGATCAGACATTACCTACGTTCCAATGGAAAGAGAAGAAAGTGGAATTTTGATAGTTAGAAGCGAAAGAGGACTTAGAACTTTAAGTATTCTTCAAAAGAAATTTATGAAATCGTTTCACTTTAAACCATTGAGTTCTAATGATCTAGATTACATAGAAAGATTATTGAAAGAAAAACTCTTACTTAATATTGATCAAATTCTAGAAAGAGTAGAAGTTGGTCTACCAGTTCCTAAGTGGAATGGAAATAAATTTCAAAAATTTTACAGCCTTTGGAACAGTATAAATAGCACTAACATAGAAGAGGAGGTATTCTAA
- the hypF gene encoding carbamoyltransferase HypF, whose amino-acid sequence MVLVLKVQITGVVQGVGFRPFVYRLAKKLGLKGYVSNTEFGVIIEVEGEKEKLEEFLIRLQEEKPPISKIYGLEYKFLSEKGFKDFQIKKSKKEGKVKVSILPDIATCEDCLQELFDKNDRRYRYPFINCTNCGPRFTIIEKLPYDRENTTMKIFKMCSSCKEEYENPEDRRFHAEPIACPVCGPKVSFVDETQKIVAEKEEAIKLTVSYLKKGKIVAVKGIGGFHLICDATNEETVKSLRLRKHREEKPFAVMFPDLETLKKYAVVSTLEERALKSPEAPIVILDKKKNTRLAESVSPQNSTVGAFLPYSPLHHLILKDFGKPVVATSFNITDEPIIKDNEEAIKQIGKIVDAVLIHDRPIKRRCDDSVVRILAGKQVPIRRSRGFAPLPVVLPFSTERTVLALGVHMKNTVAVLKGNKVYISQHIGDIDNPKAESFFEEVVSDMLSLFEVQPDVVVCDYHPHYYSTKFGERYFKDKLLKVYHHHAHIISVMAENEIPKEEKVIGFAFDGTGYGKDGTIWGGEVLIADYIDFERVFHLDPFLLPGGEKAVKEPYRVAVSLLVKSGIEPEDILKTEKRKVRFVKQMVEKKINSPITSSMGRLFDAVAAILGIRETVSYNAQAAILLEQYALKSKEKDFYQFSIEGGKIKWNEIIKGIVNDLFAEKPISDIARKFHNTVVRIIAEISKILGETYLINTIALSGGVFQNRILLEESVKELENLGFRTLIHQIVPSNDGGISLGQAVYGGLLEKSS is encoded by the coding sequence ATGGTTTTAGTTTTAAAAGTTCAAATAACAGGAGTTGTTCAAGGGGTAGGTTTTCGTCCCTTTGTCTATAGACTTGCCAAAAAACTTGGACTCAAAGGATACGTCTCAAACACAGAGTTTGGCGTAATAATAGAAGTAGAAGGGGAAAAAGAAAAACTTGAGGAGTTTCTAATAAGACTTCAAGAAGAAAAGCCTCCAATCTCAAAAATTTACGGTTTGGAATATAAATTCCTTTCAGAAAAAGGTTTTAAAGATTTCCAAATAAAGAAAAGTAAGAAGGAAGGAAAAGTAAAAGTATCCATTTTGCCAGATATCGCTACCTGCGAAGATTGTCTACAGGAACTTTTTGACAAAAATGATAGGAGATATAGATACCCTTTTATAAATTGCACAAATTGTGGTCCTCGGTTTACGATTATAGAAAAGCTTCCTTATGATAGAGAAAATACGACGATGAAAATTTTTAAAATGTGTTCTTCTTGTAAAGAGGAATATGAAAATCCTGAAGATAGACGTTTTCACGCCGAACCCATTGCCTGTCCAGTTTGCGGTCCAAAAGTCTCTTTTGTAGACGAAACTCAAAAGATCGTTGCAGAAAAAGAGGAAGCTATAAAACTTACCGTTTCTTACTTAAAAAAAGGAAAAATAGTAGCAGTAAAAGGGATTGGAGGTTTTCACCTTATCTGTGATGCCACAAACGAGGAGACGGTAAAAAGTCTCCGTTTACGAAAACATAGAGAAGAAAAGCCTTTTGCTGTAATGTTTCCAGACTTGGAAACCCTAAAAAAATATGCAGTGGTTTCTACCTTAGAGGAAAGGGCTTTAAAGTCTCCTGAGGCCCCAATAGTTATTTTAGATAAGAAAAAAAACACAAGATTAGCCGAAAGCGTTTCTCCTCAGAATTCAACAGTTGGTGCTTTTCTTCCTTACTCTCCCCTTCACCACCTAATTTTAAAGGACTTTGGGAAGCCTGTAGTTGCTACAAGCTTTAACATAACAGACGAACCTATCATAAAAGATAACGAAGAAGCTATAAAGCAGATTGGGAAGATCGTAGATGCAGTTCTTATTCACGATAGACCAATAAAAAGAAGGTGTGATGATTCTGTCGTAAGAATATTGGCGGGAAAACAGGTTCCAATAAGACGATCGAGAGGTTTTGCTCCTCTACCGGTAGTTTTGCCTTTTTCGACAGAAAGAACTGTTTTAGCTCTTGGCGTTCATATGAAGAATACTGTGGCAGTTTTGAAAGGGAACAAGGTTTACATTTCTCAACATATTGGTGATATAGATAATCCAAAAGCAGAAAGTTTTTTTGAAGAAGTTGTAAGTGATATGTTATCTCTTTTTGAAGTTCAGCCGGACGTCGTTGTTTGTGATTATCACCCTCATTACTATTCCACAAAATTTGGAGAGAGATATTTTAAAGATAAGCTTCTAAAAGTTTACCATCACCATGCACACATAATTTCAGTAATGGCGGAAAACGAGATTCCGAAAGAAGAGAAGGTTATAGGTTTTGCATTTGATGGAACTGGCTATGGAAAAGACGGAACAATTTGGGGAGGAGAGGTTCTAATAGCGGACTATATCGACTTTGAAAGAGTTTTCCACCTTGATCCTTTTCTTTTACCAGGTGGAGAAAAAGCTGTAAAAGAACCTTACAGAGTTGCAGTTTCACTATTAGTAAAATCCGGTATAGAACCGGAAGATATTCTAAAAACCGAAAAAAGGAAAGTTAGATTTGTAAAACAAATGGTAGAAAAAAAGATAAATTCTCCTATAACTTCAAGTATGGGAAGGTTATTTGATGCGGTAGCAGCTATTCTTGGTATAAGAGAAACCGTTTCTTACAATGCCCAAGCTGCAATCTTGCTTGAACAGTATGCATTAAAATCAAAAGAAAAAGATTTTTACCAGTTCTCAATAGAAGGTGGAAAAATTAAGTGGAATGAAATAATTAAAGGAATAGTTAATGACCTATTTGCAGAAAAGCCAATTTCTGACATAGCGAGAAAATTCCATAACACGGTAGTAAGGATAATTGCTGAAATTTCTAAAATCCTTGGAGAAACTTACTTAATTAATACTATAGCACTTTCAGGTGGCGTTTTTCAAAACAGAATTCTGCTAGAAGAAAGTGTAAAAGAACTAGAGAATTTAGGTTTTAGGACTCTAATTCACCAAATCGTTCCTTCAAATGATGGGGGGATTTCTCTAGGACAGGCAGTTTACGGGGGACTACTTGAGAAAAGTAGTTAA
- the sdhA gene encoding succinate dehydrogenase flavoprotein subunit — MLQYDILIVGAGGAGLYAALETSKRKGLKVAVISKVFPTRSHTGAAQGGVNAALGNVAPDSPEKHAYDTVKGSDFLADQDAVELMCEMAPKIIREMEHMGLPFSRLENGKIAQRPFGGASFPRTCYSADKTGHVMLQTLYEQCIKNNVTFLNEWFALSLVHNGERIAGVVALDLRTGEIHGMRAKAVILATGGHARIYWKRTSNALGNTGDGPAMALRAGVPLKDMEFVQFHPTGLRRTGILVTEGARGEGGYLINKDGERFMKRYAPEKMELAPRDLVSRAIETEIMEGRGFKDSEGNEFVYLDLRHLGKKKILERLPQIRELAIDFEGVDPIEEPIPIRPTAHYSMGGIDTDIYGRTIIKGLYAAGECGCVSVHGANRLGGNSLLDIVVFGKLAGEDAANFVAENSFIPFDESEVRKEEEKIKALFDNDGKERLVDLRNELSDVMTYGAGIFREEKKMKEALEKVREIKERAKHIKVYDKDMTFNTNLQQTLEFLNMVEVAETIVLGALERKESRGAHSRTDYPKRDDENFLKHSIIERTPDGDLKISWKPVKITKFQPEERKY; from the coding sequence ATGCTTCAGTACGACATACTTATCGTTGGAGCAGGAGGTGCTGGTCTTTACGCAGCACTTGAAACAAGTAAAAGAAAAGGTCTAAAGGTTGCTGTCATTTCTAAAGTTTTCCCTACCCGTTCTCATACAGGTGCAGCTCAAGGTGGAGTAAATGCAGCTCTTGGAAATGTTGCTCCTGATAGTCCTGAAAAACACGCTTACGACACAGTGAAAGGTAGTGACTTCTTAGCTGACCAAGACGCAGTAGAGCTTATGTGTGAAATGGCTCCAAAGATAATCAGAGAAATGGAGCACATGGGACTTCCTTTTTCAAGACTTGAAAACGGAAAGATTGCTCAAAGACCTTTCGGTGGAGCATCCTTCCCAAGAACCTGTTATTCAGCAGACAAAACAGGGCACGTAATGCTTCAAACCCTTTATGAACAGTGTATTAAGAACAACGTAACCTTTTTAAACGAATGGTTTGCTCTATCTCTTGTTCATAACGGAGAAAGAATTGCTGGAGTCGTAGCTCTTGACCTTAGAACTGGAGAAATCCATGGAATGAGAGCAAAGGCTGTAATCCTTGCAACTGGTGGACACGCTCGTATTTACTGGAAGAGAACTTCAAACGCTCTTGGGAATACTGGTGATGGTCCAGCAATGGCTCTAAGGGCAGGTGTTCCTTTAAAGGATATGGAGTTTGTTCAATTCCACCCAACAGGTTTGAGAAGAACCGGTATTCTAGTTACAGAAGGTGCAAGGGGTGAAGGTGGATACCTAATTAACAAAGACGGCGAAAGATTCATGAAAAGGTATGCTCCAGAGAAGATGGAGCTTGCACCGAGAGACCTTGTTTCAAGAGCTATCGAAACAGAAATAATGGAAGGTAGAGGATTTAAGGACAGTGAAGGAAACGAGTTTGTTTACCTTGACCTGAGACACCTTGGAAAGAAGAAAATCCTCGAAAGACTTCCTCAGATTAGAGAGCTTGCAATAGACTTTGAAGGAGTTGATCCAATAGAGGAACCAATTCCGATTAGACCTACGGCTCACTACTCAATGGGTGGTATAGATACAGACATTTACGGAAGAACAATTATCAAAGGTCTTTATGCTGCTGGAGAGTGTGGCTGTGTTTCTGTTCACGGAGCAAATAGACTTGGGGGAAACTCGTTACTTGACATAGTTGTATTTGGAAAACTTGCAGGAGAAGATGCTGCCAACTTTGTAGCTGAAAACAGCTTTATCCCATTTGACGAATCTGAAGTCAGAAAAGAGGAAGAAAAAATTAAAGCTCTTTTTGACAACGATGGAAAAGAAAGACTTGTTGACCTTAGAAACGAACTTAGTGATGTAATGACTTATGGTGCTGGAATCTTTAGAGAAGAGAAGAAAATGAAGGAAGCTCTTGAAAAGGTTAGAGAAATTAAAGAAAGAGCCAAGCATATTAAAGTTTATGATAAGGATATGACATTTAACACAAACTTACAGCAAACTCTTGAGTTCTTAAACATGGTTGAAGTGGCTGAGACAATCGTTCTTGGAGCTCTTGAAAGGAAAGAAAGTAGAGGAGCTCATTCTAGAACAGACTATCCAAAGAGAGATGATGAAAACTTCCTCAAGCACTCAATAATTGAAAGAACTCCTGACGGTGATCTCAAGATAAGCTGGAAACCAGTAAAGATTACCAAGTTCCAACCTGAGGAGAGAAAGTATTAA
- a CDS encoding CoB--CoM heterodisulfide reductase iron-sulfur subunit B family protein, producing the protein MGKYAFYPGCAAKGASKELYEATIAVSNKLNLDMVELPEFSCCGAGVLEEIKEVLDIAVNARNLAYAEREGRDIVTVCSTCLLVLRKAKYLLDNDDELREEVNEILKESGLEYKGTVDVKHFHWVLLEEFGEEGLKEKVVKPLTGLKVYPYYGCHTVRPKDIIGYEPSENPQSLEKIIRALGATPVCGERRLECCGFHAFWPAPNISMKLTGLNLKDARKESADCIVTPCPLCHMNLDANQERALKEVGENFKMPVLHVPQLVGLALGISPRELGIHRNITPVNCVQIS; encoded by the coding sequence ATGGGAAAGTATGCATTTTATCCAGGGTGTGCTGCTAAAGGGGCATCAAAAGAACTATATGAAGCAACAATAGCCGTTTCAAATAAACTAAATCTTGACATGGTAGAGCTTCCAGAGTTTAGCTGTTGTGGAGCAGGTGTTCTTGAGGAGATAAAAGAAGTTCTTGATATTGCAGTAAATGCAAGAAACTTAGCTTATGCTGAGAGAGAAGGTAGAGATATCGTTACAGTTTGTAGCACATGCCTTTTGGTTTTAAGAAAAGCAAAATATCTTCTTGACAACGATGATGAATTAAGAGAAGAAGTAAACGAAATACTAAAGGAATCTGGCCTTGAATATAAAGGAACTGTTGATGTTAAGCACTTTCACTGGGTTCTTCTTGAGGAGTTCGGAGAAGAAGGATTAAAAGAAAAAGTTGTTAAACCGTTAACAGGACTAAAAGTTTATCCGTACTACGGTTGTCATACAGTAAGACCAAAAGACATAATAGGATACGAACCCTCTGAAAATCCTCAGTCTCTTGAGAAAATAATTAGGGCTCTTGGGGCCACTCCTGTTTGTGGTGAAAGAAGACTTGAATGTTGCGGTTTCCACGCTTTTTGGCCAGCTCCAAATATATCAATGAAACTTACGGGTTTAAACCTTAAGGATGCTAGAAAGGAAAGTGCTGACTGTATTGTTACACCTTGTCCACTTTGCCACATGAACCTTGATGCTAACCAAGAGAGAGCTCTAAAAGAGGTTGGAGAGAACTTCAAAATGCCCGTTTTACACGTTCCGCAACTTGTAGGTTTAGCTCTTGGAATCTCTCCAAGGGAACTTGGAATCCATAGAAACATTACACCTGTTAACTGTGTTCAAATTTCTTAA
- a CDS encoding nickel-dependent hydrogenase large subunit yields the protein MRKVVNIEGISLTEGHSGLHLEVEDGIIKQGYYYALVPVRGFETLLLNKEAVLAPILSSRICGLCQITHSIASARAVESAANIDVPEEAQKLREVLGLAVRIYNNLLHQIVISEDLFLDEEERFAFIRKVQKVRKFTGEVLESIGGEIVHSPNIRVGGISEPLEDFVRDKILSSCEEIEPILREIFEEFKERIDLLWKREGLPEDFGKHDFPFFATDTFYGKSVDYSRISFKYPQEIFDYPLKREVANLFPFIDGKVFETGPRARKVLFEGYKPKGGVKELHILRALETLEALIRIKEILESSSFEVDMWNRTFPTSDGEIKGVGVHEAPRGTNIHIASLDKRGKIVYYKIIVPTEINFSVIAKAIEGVHISKVELLIRAYDPCVVCAVH from the coding sequence TTGAGAAAAGTAGTTAATATAGAGGGGATTTCTCTTACTGAAGGACATTCTGGACTTCACCTTGAAGTAGAAGATGGGATCATTAAACAAGGTTACTACTATGCCCTTGTTCCTGTAAGGGGTTTTGAAACACTTTTACTTAATAAAGAAGCTGTTTTGGCTCCTATCCTTTCTTCTAGAATTTGTGGACTCTGTCAGATAACTCACTCAATAGCTTCAGCAAGAGCAGTAGAATCTGCTGCCAACATTGATGTTCCTGAAGAAGCTCAAAAACTTAGAGAAGTTCTTGGTCTTGCTGTAAGAATTTACAACAATCTCCTTCATCAAATAGTGATTTCTGAAGACCTTTTCTTAGATGAAGAAGAAAGGTTTGCCTTTATCAGAAAAGTCCAGAAGGTGAGAAAATTTACAGGAGAAGTTTTGGAGTCTATCGGAGGAGAAATAGTTCATTCTCCAAACATCAGAGTTGGGGGTATTTCAGAACCTCTGGAAGATTTTGTTAGAGATAAAATTCTTTCTTCCTGTGAGGAAATTGAACCTATTTTAAGAGAAATCTTTGAAGAGTTTAAGGAGAGAATAGATCTTCTATGGAAAAGGGAAGGACTGCCTGAAGATTTTGGAAAACACGACTTTCCATTCTTTGCCACAGATACTTTCTATGGGAAAAGCGTTGACTATAGTCGTATATCCTTTAAGTATCCTCAAGAAATTTTTGACTATCCCTTAAAAAGGGAAGTTGCGAACTTATTCCCATTCATAGACGGAAAAGTTTTTGAAACAGGTCCTAGGGCAAGGAAAGTTCTTTTTGAGGGTTACAAGCCTAAAGGGGGGGTTAAAGAACTTCACATTTTACGGGCTTTGGAGACTTTGGAAGCTCTCATAAGGATAAAAGAAATCCTTGAAAGTTCCTCTTTTGAAGTCGATATGTGGAATAGAACTTTTCCGACCTCAGATGGAGAAATTAAAGGAGTAGGAGTTCACGAAGCTCCAAGGGGAACAAACATACACATTGCAAGTTTAGACAAGCGAGGAAAAATAGTGTACTATAAAATAATAGTACCAACTGAAATAAATTTTTCAGTAATAGCAAAAGCTATTGAGGGCGTACATATATCAAAAGTGGAACTCTTAATAAGAGCTTATGACCCTTGTGTTGTATGTGCTGTCCACTGA
- a CDS encoding succinate dehydrogenase/fumarate reductase iron-sulfur subunit: MESRKVIFRIKRFNPKKDERPYYKEYEIDVPKGMTILEALQYIKDNIDPTLAFRAFCRSAICGSCSVKINGYPKLACKTQVFNELDVYNTNILTIEPIDNMEVIRDLIVDWDSAIQKMEKMRPYLIPDPEVVPETLDEECKVYPHELKKFDKFTDCILCTTCYSACGIVRVDSNYGGPFPLARVYRFAVDPRDSLKKERAKIGFSFDMWNCVRCNKCADVCPKHIAPVDGIMKLRGLSIEIGLRNNPGARHVMAFYKSLQESGMLNEVLLPLRTKGIKGVLENLSIGIKMILKGKAHSPIMKPIKEHETLKEVMKRAMEVE; this comes from the coding sequence ATGGAAAGTAGAAAGGTTATTTTTAGAATAAAAAGATTTAATCCAAAAAAGGATGAAAGGCCTTACTATAAGGAATATGAAATAGATGTTCCAAAGGGAATGACCATTTTGGAAGCCCTCCAGTACATAAAAGATAACATTGATCCAACTTTAGCCTTTAGGGCTTTCTGTAGAAGTGCTATCTGTGGTTCCTGTTCCGTAAAGATAAACGGATATCCAAAACTTGCTTGTAAAACACAAGTTTTCAATGAACTTGACGTATATAACACGAACATTCTCACCATAGAACCTATAGACAATATGGAAGTAATTAGAGACCTTATTGTTGATTGGGACAGTGCTATTCAAAAGATGGAGAAAATGAGACCATACCTCATTCCTGATCCTGAAGTTGTTCCAGAGACACTTGATGAAGAGTGTAAGGTATATCCTCATGAACTAAAGAAATTTGATAAGTTTACAGACTGTATTCTCTGTACTACTTGCTACTCTGCCTGTGGAATAGTAAGAGTTGACAGCAATTACGGTGGACCTTTCCCACTTGCGAGAGTTTACAGATTTGCCGTTGATCCTAGGGATTCTTTAAAGAAAGAAAGGGCAAAGATTGGATTCTCCTTTGACATGTGGAACTGTGTTAGATGTAACAAGTGTGCTGATGTGTGTCCAAAACACATAGCACCTGTAGATGGAATAATGAAGCTAAGAGGTCTTTCTATAGAAATAGGTCTAAGAAACAACCCTGGAGCTCGCCACGTCATGGCGTTCTATAAGTCTTTACAGGAATCTGGAATGCTCAACGAAGTTCTACTACCTCTTAGAACAAAAGGAATTAAGGGAGTTCTTGAAAACCTCTCAATTGGTATTAAGATGATTCTAAAAGGAAAGGCCCATTCCCCAATTATGAAACCAATTAAAGAACATGAAACTCTCAAAGAAGTTATGAAACGTGCTATGGAGGTTGAATAA
- a CDS encoding 4Fe-4S binding protein: MFFFHEGWEFDDDFKVKLGFFHFSSCSGCQVAFLDIFDDFVEILDTVELAYANMLTKKKEIPKLHIAFVEGAFCIEDRRHIALAKELAEKANILVTVGGCASFGGIRRLSVGSQSPQPSHQSFVPLTEVGILRKKIKYAIPGCPPNPSLLYNFIIALLEVNEDFLQPFEFMANSQDASGFDIVKEVINKGLCVGCGTCVMACSSRAMNFNQLVNRPTFNPSLCIHCGSCLAACPQSFKPYPQPTYT, translated from the coding sequence ATGTTTTTCTTTCATGAAGGTTGGGAATTTGATGATGACTTTAAGGTAAAACTTGGCTTTTTCCACTTTTCAAGTTGTTCTGGATGTCAAGTGGCTTTTTTAGATATATTTGATGACTTTGTAGAGATACTTGATACTGTAGAACTTGCTTATGCTAACATGTTAACTAAGAAAAAAGAAATTCCTAAGCTCCATATTGCTTTTGTGGAGGGTGCTTTCTGTATAGAGGATAGAAGACATATTGCTCTTGCAAAGGAACTTGCTGAAAAAGCCAACATTCTTGTTACAGTCGGTGGATGCGCTTCTTTTGGTGGAATTAGAAGATTAAGTGTAGGAAGTCAATCTCCTCAACCCTCCCATCAATCATTTGTTCCACTAACAGAAGTAGGTATACTGAGGAAAAAAATAAAGTATGCAATTCCAGGATGTCCACCCAATCCTTCTTTACTCTACAACTTTATAATAGCTCTTTTGGAAGTTAACGAAGATTTTCTTCAGCCATTTGAGTTTATGGCAAACTCACAAGATGCTAGCGGTTTTGATATAGTAAAAGAAGTGATAAATAAGGGATTGTGTGTTGGTTGTGGAACGTGCGTGATGGCTTGTTCTTCGAGAGCTATGAACTTTAATCAACTTGTTAATAGACCAACTTTCAATCCTTCTCTTTGTATACATTGTGGTTCTTGTTTGGCTGCTTGTCCTCAAAGTTTTAAACCTTATCCTCAACCTACTTATACTTAA
- a CDS encoding metalloregulator ArsR/SmtB family transcription factor: MISGLFVEERELLTKAELLKVLGHPERLAILLLVYDEEMCVKDLMEALGISQPKVSQHVGLMKELGILSCRKERTKVLYKLSNPVVKEIMDILFRQ, translated from the coding sequence ATGATTTCTGGTCTTTTCGTGGAGGAGAGGGAACTTCTCACAAAAGCTGAGCTACTAAAAGTTCTTGGGCATCCAGAAAGGTTAGCTATCTTACTTCTGGTTTATGATGAAGAAATGTGTGTGAAGGATCTAATGGAAGCTCTTGGTATTTCACAGCCAAAAGTTTCTCAGCACGTAGGACTTATGAAGGAACTGGGTATTTTATCCTGCAGGAAGGAGAGGACAAAGGTTCTTTATAAACTTTCTAATCCTGTGGTCAAAGAAATAATGGATATTCTTTTTAGACAATAG